One genomic region from Cryptococcus gattii WM276 chromosome C, complete sequence encodes:
- a CDS encoding eukaryotic translation initiation factor 3 62 kDa subunit, putative (Similar to TIGR gene model, INSD accession AAW42248.1) produces the protein MTDQQQGVHQSPQLETTASIPALLPQPQQPAAGVTAAPENAEATTSEPPLAKRPRKALESLEPITEVILRRLTKIKEGDTVLLRLPSDLVKSVVVQGDSLIQLGKYGAFPASQLIGLHYDITYEIVSSSGSGASTPQPGSLDLSTDETQNKKGNKKSKNKGKETAAISKNNPGWNNILRPLKRQPVVDAVIDDIAETNEFIEDLSETEKTTLSHDEIAELRAQGCTPEEIIQAQIARHEKFGLKTDFSKEKWRRRKEKKFYQTVQPLAPSIPNVLYHYSLRSPQSILHLRDDTLSQLLTMANVRPGGRYLVVDDTGGLITAAVLERMGSEGSILLFNESDSPPAWGILQTMNFSDRELEPIKWLNWLEAEEGYQKPAPPVQDEPPTNPIKAAAKQRKYAAQVAELNNTRNALHLGGWDGLILATTLNPISVVARLTPYLLGSAPIVVYSPYYQALAELLNWSKKDPNYLNDTLTESWERTYQVLPGRTHPMMTTSATGGYLWSATRVHPSQFQPESHQRFKRRKTGKASGKEQSSSVAKDEETVNQSLEIDPEELANEGE, from the exons ATGACAGATCAGCAACAGGGTGTCCACCAATCACCCCAGTTGGAAACAACTGCAAGTATTCCAGCACTTCTGCCGCAACCTCAGCAACCTGCCGCCGGGGTCACTGCAGCTCCAGAAAATGCCGAAGCTACAACTTCTGAACCGCCATTGGCCAAAAGGCCTCGCAAAGCCTTAGAATCCTTGGAACCCATAACCGAAGTGATTCTTCGTCGGTTGACTAAAATCAAAGAGGGCGATACCGTCCTTTTGCGACTGCCAAGTGACCTTGTCAAATCCGTCGTTGTTCAAGGAGACAG TCTTATTCAGCTCGGTAAATATGGGGCGTTCCCCGCCTCCCAACTTATTGGTTTGCATTACGACATCACGTACGAAATTGTTTCTAGCAGTGGATCAGGAGCCAGCACTCCTCAGCCTGGATCTCTTGACCTTTCCACAGACGAAACTCAAAACAAAAAGGGCAACAAGAAGAGTAAAAACAAGGGCAAGGAGACTGCAGCGATATCTAAAAATAATCCAGGGTGGAATAACATCTTGAGGCCTCTGAAAAGGCAGCCAGTGGTGGATGCCGTCATTG ATGACATTGCTGAAACCAACGAATTTATTGAGGATCTTTCAGAAACTGAGAAGACGACGTTGTCTCATGACGAGATTGCGGAACTTCGAGCTCAGGGATGCACGCCAGAAGAAATTATTCAGGCGCAAATCGCACGACACGAGAAATTTGGGCTCAAGACAGATTTCAGCAAAGAGAAATGGAGAAGAcggaaagaaaaaaa ATTTTATCAGACGGTCCAACCCCTCGCTCCTTCTATCCCTAATGTCCTTTACCATTATAGTCTTCGATCCCCTCAGTCTATCCTCCATCTCCGAGATGATACCCTTTCCCAACTTCTCACCATGGCCAATGTCCGGCCTGGAGGGCGTTACCTTGTAGTTGACGACACTGGCGGTTTGATTACCGCTGCCGTGCTGGAACGAATGGGATCCGAAGGAAGTATTCTATTATTCAATGAGAGCGACAGCCCTCCTGCCTGGGGCATTTTGCAAACTATGAACTTCTCGGACAGGGAGCTGGAGCCGATTAAATGGTTAAACTGGTTGGAAGCAGAGGAAGGATATCAGAAGC CTGCCCCTCCTGTACAAGACGAGCCTCCCACAAACCCTATTAAGGCTGCTGCCAAGCAGCGAAAATATGCTGCTCAGGTAGCCGAACTCAATAATACTCGAAATGCGTTACATCTAGGTGGCTGGGACGG TTTGATCCTTGCAACGACTCTTAATCCCATTTCGGTTGTCGCCCGGCTCACACCATATCTCCTCGGCTCCGCTCCCATTGTAGTCTACTCTCCTTACTACCAAGCCCTGGCTGAGCTTCTTAACTGGTCGAAGAAAGACCCGAACTATCTTAATGACACCCTCACTGAGAGCTGGGAGAGGACATACCAGGTATTGCCGGGCAGGACGCATCCTATGATGACAACCAGTGCCACTGGTGGTTACCTTTGGAGTGCTACCAGAGT CCACCCTTCGCAATTCCAACCAGAATCCCATCAGAGGTtcaaaagaagaaaaacAGGCAAGGCTTCAGGGAAAGAGCAGTCAAGCAGTGTGGCTAAAGACGAGGAAACTGTCAACCAAAGCTTGGAAATAGATCCCGAAGAGCTTGCAAATGAAGGAGAATAG
- a CDS encoding Na+/H+ exchanger AnNHA1, putative (Similar to TIGR gene model, INSD accession AAW42253.1) codes for MTAFHPFEVTVPHLAYAFLGGFVVIFGMVSLFVKEKLYVGEAPIATLVGIIIGPHCLNLFNPLGWGGGSEAVADDITLEVTRVVIAISVFAVGVELPKAYMKRHWRSLFFLLGPCMVWGWMVSALLIWGLIPDLTFLASLVVAAGVTPTDPILAQAVIGGKFADKHVPAHIRHLLSAESGSNDGAAFPFLYIALYLLLDASPGHAVGEWFYMTWAYEIILGVVIGAILGFCARKFMKFAERKRLIDRQSYVAQYVSLAVLSIGVTSLLGSDDLLSAFACGCAFAWDGFFNKATEDAVFSNVIDLLFNCAAFIYIGAIIPFNNFNDLPDLRVWRLVVLAILILLVRRLPSIIACYKFIPDIKTFREALFTGWFGPMGVGAVFISTLARSSLPEGEPDKNTEAVDRLKAVIMPVTLFLVLSSIVTHGMSIPFFSLGRRVHSITYTRSRNLSMDTRGDEPAWTTHARRIIPGQEIIVNRDDDDEEGDLGVRRKDTFTSEANGRIKEKIEEEDSGESSSSRTRQGEVIEMKEKRDPSRRGSRGSQASQGEAAEEGERWRSSGEGSSDVANDPETQREVEEGREEIRDKEGGGRRTPTLAKYREGNHLIVERKIKDSDEVEVEVIRNHFADDKRTESDRFTHPHRLKSRELDDLLHHLPKSLEHATSRVQNGGKDAVDRLGLGLMATVTPEPTPPIESHDSPRHDYGYPLERTQSPEGLAEEGRDGESLGDVSHGGAYEEDEADYEDVPDETPRQKKKKMKPPAIVVSRQNSAGPQRRSIRSRLFGRRQQSSNSSSRAEEGLALPNLSLLAPSQSLSRPQTIAAEPESILAEDSRGSSSSSQPQNLAIPLTRTLSASRSSPAVRFADDTSPSTDTAPGQSNYGSNAPGFKKNPALAMYRSTSVQSTGSNKDGPSVSFVEPEIKR; via the exons ATGACCGCGTTCCACCCCTTTGAAGTTACTGTCCCCCATCTCGCATACGCTTTCCTCGGCGGCTTTGTGGTCATCTTTGGCATGGTCAGTTTGTTTGTCAAGGAGAAGCTCTATGTCGGTGAAGCACCTATAGCGACCTTGGTCGGTATCATCATTGGTCCCCACTGCCTCAATCTTTTCAATCCTTTAGGATGGGGGGGCGGATCTGAAGCGGTCGCGGATGACATTACACTGGAAGTCACTCGCGTTGTCATTGCTATATCCGTATTCGCCGTCGGCGTTGAATTGCCCAAG GCATACATGAAGCGGCACTGGCGGTCGCTATTCTTTCTTCTGGGCCCTTGCATGGTGTGGGGATGGATGGTCTCCGCCCTGCTCATCTGGGGCCTGATACCGGACCTAACATTTCTCGCCTCGCTCGTGGTTGCAGCGGGCGTTACCCCTACAGATCCCATCTTGGCCCAGGCAGTTATCGGAGGCAAGTTCGCCGACAAACACGTCCCCGCCCACATCcgccatcttctctccGCAGAAAGTGGGAGTAACGATGGGGCCgcttttccctttctctACATCGCCCTCTACCTCCTACTCGATGCGAGCCCAGGCCATGCCGTCGGAGAATGGTTCTACATGACTTG GGCCTACGAGATTATTCTTGGTGTGGTGATCGGAGCCATTCTGGGATTCTGTGCGCGCAAGTTCATGAAGTTTGCAGAGCGCAAACGTCTCATTGATAGGCAGTCTTACGTCGCCCAGTATGTCAGTTTGGCAGTGCTGTCCATTG GCGTTACGAGTTTACTTGGCAGTGACGATTTGCTCTCTGCTTTCGCTTGCGGTTGTGCTTTTGCCTGGGA CGGTTTCTTCAACAAAGCTACAGAGGACGCGGTGTTCTCGAACGTTATCGATCTTCTTTTTAACTGCGCCGCGTTCATCTATATCGGCGCTATCATTCCTTTTAATAATTTCAACGATCTGCCAGAT CTCCGAGTATGGCGATTGGTTGTGTTGGCTATCCTCATTCTTCTAGTCCGTCGTCTGCCCTCTATAATAGCATGTTACAAATTTATTCCCGACATCAAAACGTTCAGAGAAGCTCTTTTCACGGGATGGTTCG GGCCTATGGGCGTCGGTGCTGTCTTCATCTCTACACTTGCTCGGTCATCTTTGCCAGAGGGGGAGCCTGACAAGAATACAGAAGCGGTTGACCGTTTAAAAGCCGTCATCATGCCTGTCACCTTATTTCTCGTGTTGTCTTCCATTGTGACCC ACGGCATGTCCATTCCATTTTTCTCTCTTGGTCGCCGTGTCCATTCCATCACTTATACTCGATCACGGAACCTTTCCATGGACACGCGAGGCGATGAGCCTGCCTGGACAACTCATGCTCGGCGTATCATACCAGGCCAAGAGATCATTGTTAACCGTGATGACGACGACGAAGAAGGCGATTTAGGTGTCAGACGGAAGGACACGTTCACCAGCGAAGCAAATGGTCGtatcaaggagaagattgaggaagaagatagCGGAGAAAGTAGTTCATCCCGAACAAGGCAGGGAGAAGTGATTGAAATGAAAGAAAAACGAGATCCGTCTCGTCGAGGTAGCCGTGGTAGCCAGGCCAGCCAGGGCGAAGCGGcggaggaaggagagaggtggagaagcTCGGGAGAAGGAAGCTCTGATGTCGCGAATGACCCTGAGACACAGagagaggtggaagaaggaagggaagaaatCCGAGATAAGGAAGGAGGTGGCAGAAGAACGCCCACGCTGGCTAAGTATAGAGAAGGAAATCACCTCATTGTGGAGAGAAAAATCAAGGACAGTGACGAG GTTGAAGTCGAGGTCATCCGAAACCATTTTGCCGACGATAAGAGAACGGAGAGTGACCGCTTCACCCATCCCCATCGCCTCAAGTCACGAGAGCTTGACGACTTGcttcatcaccttcccaAAAGCCTCGAACATGCTACTTCACGGGTTCAGAATGGCGGCAAAGATGCGGTTGACCGTCTGGGTCTTGGGCTGATGGCAACTGTCACTCCAGAACCGACACCCCCTATCGAATCGCACGACAGCCCAAGACATGATTATGGCTATCCCTTGGAGAGGACGCAGAGCCCCGAGGGTCTGGCAGAAGAGGGCAGGGATGGCGAGAGTCTGGGCGATGTGTCCCACGGAGGTGCTtatgaagaggatgaggctGACTATGAGGATGTTCCGGACGAGACTCCTCggcaaaagaagaagaaaatgaAACCACCAGCAATTGTCGTCTCTCGGCAGAACAGCGCTGGGCCTCAAAGACGGTCCATCCGCTCCAGGCTGTTTGGCCGACGACAGCAGtcttccaactcttcctcccGCGCCGAAGAAGGCTTAGCCCTTCCCaatctttctcttctcgCTCCATCTCAGTCCCTTTCGCGTCCTCAAACCATTGCTGCAGAACCAGAGTCCATACTCGCAGAGGATTCGCGCGgatcatcctcatcttcccaaCCTCAGAATCTTGCGATCCCTCTCACAAGAACCCTTTCAGCCAGCCGGTCGTCGCCTGCAGTGCGCTTCGCCGACGATACCAGTCCCTCGACGGACACGGCGCCCGGTCAGTCAAATTATGGTTCTAACGCTCCAGGATTCAAGAAGAATCCGGCTTTAGCAATGTATCGATCGACTAGTGTACAAAGTACAGGGTCTAACAAGGATGGGCCTAGTGTATCTTTCGTAGAACCTGAAATTAAGCGGTGA
- a CDS encoding MFS transporter, putative (Similar to TIGR gene model, INSD accession AAW42234.1): protein MSSQEYFTDPIKLDEEWHDNDLEKMDQLQLAAQYKPDSEAEKALVRKIDKRIIPTVWALYTLSYLDRANVGCGSNAKTGGLEADLNLTSTQYSIVLLVFFISYVIFEVPSNMMISRLRPSLYLSGLCIIWGGIAACMAAAKTYQALAGIRFVLGFIEAGFAPGVAFYLSSWYKRYELASRFSLYYTATAISGAFSGLLAGAITGNLDGARGLAGWQWLFIIEGCASSFLGFFTWYIMPDWPSTTKFLSPDERVLAVQRLAYDGLSSTAGAQGHISHWAAFKMAAGDWRTWVFTLLYMLTQGAQTIQYFVPTLIGALGWTGYLGQYRTIPLYVCALVCIIGFCWGADYYKAKPLFIIVAGALGTIFFIIVTCVTTHMVQYVFLILAFGCVYALPPLVLTWVPNVLSHPAEKRGVAIAVVNALGCSASIYGVFLWPSQDAPRYIPGFAATTCFMALLVIITPIMWYLVNKYPIQAPDVDKAVKKEIERQKKTVTA, encoded by the exons ATGTCATCACAAGAGTACTTTACGGATCCCATCAAACTAGATGAGGAGTGGCACGATAATGATCTGGAGAAGATGGATCAGCTTCAATTGGCCGCTCAGTACAAACCTGACTCCGAGGCGGAAAAAGCGCTCGTAAGGAAAATCGACAAGAGAATTATCCCTACCGTTTGGGCACTCTACACTCTATCATATCTCGACAGAGCCAATGTTGG GTGTGGCAGTAATGCCAAAACAGGGGGCCTCGAGGCCGATCTCAACTTGACCTCCACCCAGTATTCCATTGTTCTTTTG GTGTTTTTCATTTCCTATGTCATATTCGAAGTTCCATCCAACATGATGATTTCCCGGCTTCGTCCCTCGCTTTACCTCAGCGGGCTGTGTATCATATGGGGTGGTATTGCGGCTTGTATGGCTGCGGCAAAGACATATCAAGCGCTCGCCGGAATCCGTTTTGTTCTAGGTTTCATTGAGGCAGGGTTCGCTCCTGGTGTGGCTTTCTATTTATCATC ATGGTATAAACGGTATGAGCTTGCTAGTCGATTTTCTCTGTATTACACTGCCACGGCCATTTCCGGCGCTTTCTCGGGTCTGCTTGCGGGCGCTATA ACGGGAAACCTGGATGGTGCTAGAGGTTTGGCTGGTTGGCAATGGCTTTTC ATCATTGAAGGTTGTGCTTCTTCATTCCTTGGGTTCTTCACCTGGTACATCATGCCTGACTGGCCATCCACCACAAAATTTCTTTCACCCGACGAGCGTGTGCTTGCAGTCCAGCGGCTGGCCTACGACGGTCTTAGTAGTACAGCTGGGGCTCAGGGCCACATCAGCCATTGGGCAGCTTTTAAGATGGCTGCTGGCGACTGGAGGACTTGGGTCTTTACCTTGCTTTATATGCTTACTCAAGGTGCCCAAACTATTCAATACTTTGTCCCTACTTTGATCGGAGCTT TGGGCTGGACGGGATATCTTGGTCAATATCGAACCATCCCTTTGTATGTTTGTGCGCT TGTCTGTATCATTGGCTTCTGCTGGGGGGCCGATTATTATAAAGCCAAACCTCTCTTCATTATTGTTGCAGGGGCCTTGGGTacaatcttcttcatcattgTTACTTGTGTCACCACCCACATGGTGCAATATGTCTTCCTTATCTTGGCTTTTGGCTGTGTCTACGCGCTTCCCCCTCTC GTCCTTACTTGGGTGCCCAACGTTTTATCTCACCCAGCTGAAAAACGTGGTGTGGCTATCGCCGTGGTGAATGCCTTGGGATGCTCAGCTTCTATCTATGGAGTTTTCCTTTGGCCCAGCCAGGACGCTCCTAGATACATCCCTGGATTCGCCGCTACTACGTGTTTTATGGCCCTCCTTGTCATCATCACCCCCATCATGTGGTACCTCGTCAACAAATACCCTATTCAGGCGCCCGATGTCGACAAAGCTGTCAAGAAAGAGATAGAAAGACAGAAAAAGACTGTTACGGCGTAG
- a CDS encoding Hypothetical Protein (Similar to SGTC gene model, INSD accession EAL21840.1), giving the protein MPSPRAPGNESLPLSGDSPGLRVQWKVGPPMSAGQNEKNTARSSTPDSSLSKKKKKREIREKIINGFDSDSEDESDIVEETKPKSKTISEVAEGPDLDGELAALVEEQEVDELEDDDADAIEQTRQKRSVSIDDDISGELLELASGPPKKRKKQTMAPPSTQRLLTQSERSLSKSQVPPLQATSHRVPRHVPAPSAVPRSTPSALQHFPSTPNTSMPFIPGFPMTVSILSTGNDPYSSPLQNLAQSLPSPEMQNILFGTFFSDPILTEGLSLLQPQFMDHFNRFMERRSTRPQRGDATTLALTFIILASALRILPEETNRLLLASHGGSNAPSQVPRSLARIISGQSVATADITPLDQRYLDLALLSAQIAEQADTYSIMFVMFKLVSYRYWMLGHRREESVLAGTWLAQGIKVAQALGFGREWEGLPQGDRELRRRVMWSLYVADRQYSFSETSLPYTILDAHQGIQLPSPLSEPDLYRVPQDARELPSVPPDSPPTPCTALLVHTHLARRVTAMLDSFATISASNISHDMVHHYDQVLETFQDSLPPFFKVFPMTDSRYDTSFPYLQVQRVRLHTALFGYRCGLHRPHLPAYLWPTKSATARQVVAQISLSSLRVQRSARMLDAKVAFRLFSPVTVFENATTLCLIMYIDKAVRADAGLSPGPLRSAEFMSMRAGVAEALELLDMTGAGADAVAMFSKKATVVIRGMASHIDAPLESILIPAPALSRRSTNGDIHSPSKLGTISSGHQAHHMTSDSQARSAGPSPVASGHPAQSGGAPASKATPVSSVGANSAGTGSMDGPLGPYSAKAAAWLDSLVQGGPDLERLLREAEWVNGWERVIATM; this is encoded by the exons ATGCCCTCTCCCAGAGCACCCGGTAATGAATCTCTACCGCTCTCAGGCGACTCACCAGGCCTGCGAGTACAGTGGAAAGTTGGACCCCCGATGTCAGCAGGCCAAAACGAGAAGAATACTGCCCGGTCTTCAACTCCTGATTCTTCCTTAAGcaagaaaaagaagaaacgTGAGATCAGAGAGAAAATAATTAACGGATTTGACAGTGATAGCGAAGATGAATCAGATATAGTGGAGGAAACGAAGCCCAAGAGTAAAACGATTAGCGAGGTGGCTGAAGGGCCAGACCTGGATGGTGAGCTGGCTGCGCTGGTCGAGGAGCAGGAAGTAGATGAACTGGAAGACGATGATGCCGATGCTATTGAGCAGACGAGGCAAAAGAGGAGTGTGTCAATTGATGATGACATCTCAGGCGAA CTTTTGGAACTTGCTTCGGGACCACcgaaaaaaaggaaaaaacAGACCATGGCACCACCTTCAACCCAGCGGCTTCTCACACAATCAGAGCGATCGCTGTCGAAGTCGCAAGTCCCCCCCCTCCAAGCAACCTCGCATCGAGTTCCTAGACATGTACCTGCTCCTTCTGCCGTCCCACGGTCCACACCTTCGGCCTTACAGCATTTCCCATCTACTCCCAACACAAGCATGCCTTTTATCCCGGGGTTCCCTATGACTGTCTCTATCCTTTCGACTGGTAACGACCCATACTCTTCCCCACTTCAGAATTTGGCGCAATCCCTTCCTTCGCCGGAGATGCAAAATATCCTTTTCGGTACTTTCTTTTCGGATCCTATCTTGACGGAAGGTTTGTCCCTTCTCCAACCTCAATTTATGGATCATTTCAATAGATTCATGGAGAGGAGGTCTACACGTCCGCAACGCGGTGACGCAACTACCTTGGCGTTGACATTTATCATTTTGGCATCTGCACTTCGTATTCTGCCAGAAGAGACCAACCGTTTACTCCTTGCGAGTCATGGGGGCAGTAATGCACCCTCTCAGGTTCCCCGATCTTTGGCAAGGATCATTTCGGGTCAGTCCGTAGCTACTGCCGACATCACCCCTCTTGATCAGCGTTATCTTGACCTTGCTCTTCTCAGCGCCCAAATAGCTGAACAAGCCGATACATACTCAATTATGTTTGTCATGTTCAAGCTTGTTTCATACAGATATTGGATGCTCGGTCACAGAAGAGAGGAGTCCGTTTTGGCTGGTACATGGCTAGCGCAAGGCATCAAAGTTGCTCAAGCGTTAGGTTTCGGGAGAGAGTGGGAAGGCTTACCCCAAGGGGATAGAGAGCTTAGAAGAAGAGTAATGTGGTCATTATACGTTGCTGATAGACAGTATTCATT CAGCGAAACCTCACTTCCGTATACAATCCTGGATGCTCACCAAGGTATCCAGCTCCCATCACCCTTATCAGAACCCGATCTCTATCGTGTGCCTCAGGATGCCCGGGAGCTTCCCTCTGTCCCTCCTGATTCTCCTCCCACCCCATGTACCGCTCTCTTGGTCCATACACATCTCGCTCGTCGCGTCACCGCCATGCTTGACTCCTTTGCCACCATATCTGCAAGCAACATTTCCCATGACATGGTACATCATTATGACCAAGTTTTGGAAACTTTTCAAGATAGCCTTCCTCCGTTCTTCAAGGTATTTCCGATGACAGACAGTCGGTATGACACAAGCTTCCCCTATCTTCAGGTTCAGCGTGTCCGACTTCATACAGCCTTGTTTGGTTACCGATGTGGATTACATCGCCCTCATTTACCGGCTTACCTGTGGCCTACAAAATCTGCCACCGCTCGTCAGGTTGTGGCCCAAATATCACTCTCTTCCCTCCGAGTCCAACGGTCGGCAAGGATGCTTGATGCAAAAGTGGCTTTTCGCCTATTCAGCCCTGTAACCGTCTTTGAGAACGCTACCACTCTTTGCCTTATTATGTATATAGATAAAGCGGTTAGAGCTGATGCGGGATTATCACCAGGCCCATTAAGATCGGCAGAGTTTATGAGTATGAGAGCTGGAGTGGCAGAAGCACTAGAGCTGTTGGATATGACGGGCGCGGGCGCTGATGCAGTGGCGATGTTCTCGAAGAAGGCCACAGTGGTAATTAGAGGCATGGCTTCGCATATCGATGCCCCTTTGGAGTC AATCCTTATTCCAGCACCTGCTCTCTCTCGACGCTCGACGAACGGCGATATCCATTCTCCTTCCAAGTTAGGTACGATATCTAGCGGACATCAAGCCCACCATATGACAAGCGACAGTCAGGCTCGTTCTGCCGGACCTTCCCCTGTAGCTTCTGGACATCCTGCACAATCTGGAGGAGCACCCGCCAGTAAAGCTACACCAGTGTCGTCTGTCGGCGCAAATTCAGCAGGCACTGGATCGATGGATGGGCCACTTGGGCCATATTCAGCAAAGGCTGCAGCATGGCTGGATAGTCTCGTTCAAGGAGGACCAGATCTGGAAAGATTGCTGAGGGAGGCAGAATGGGTAAATGGGTGGGAAAGAGTCATCGCAACGATGTAA
- a CDS encoding ER to Golgi transport-related protein, putative (Similar to TIGR gene model, INSD accession AAW42250.1), translated as MSIPTMAHQPYMSHSPPPLQHPKPTHIAYPPPEPPHTPAQSTDSSPYSQPQRISQDGYLRYSSPPAGEPLASSSGFSSYAPPLAQGQQSAQPRQPYGQGGAPGVQGVHGYAAPGYAWPGMNDATAQMGMQFGKSAVAAGQEYVEKNFTRYLPLQLIKVSFSVTNTYVLKKMRLILFPWRHKPWSRQSRRSTDNGAVEGWQAPRDDINAPDLYIPTMALVTYTLLCALASGLQSRFHPEVLGLSLSKALAVVITEFCAIKLGCYLLDVRGSGASGVELVGYGGYKFVGIIATIVVSLLGLGKMITLGVFIYTFAANAFFLLRSLKYVLLPDASVSSSVTTLSHSQRSRRVQFLFFVAVAQVLWMGWLSRV; from the exons ATGTCCATACCCACGATGGCCCACCAACCATACATGTCCCACTCTCCGCCCCCCCTTCAGCACCCCAAGCCAACACACATCGCCTATCCACCGCCGGAACCACCACACACTCCAGCTCAGTCCACAGACTCCTCCCCTTACTCCCAACCCCAGCGCATCTCTCAGGACGGTTATCTTCGCTACTCTTCGCCTCCAGCGGGCGAACCATTAGCGAGCTCTTCAGGATTTAGTTCCTACGCTCCCCCTCTAGCTCAAGGGCAGCAATCAGCTCAACCTAGGCAGCCGTACGGCCAAGGGGGAGCGCCGGGAGTCCAAGGTGTACATGGCTATGCAGCACCAGGATATGCCTGGCCGGGCATGAATGATGCGACCGCCCAAATGGGAATGCAGTTTGGTAAGAGCGCAGTGGCTGCTGGGCAGGAATATGTGGAGAAAAAT TTCACAAGATATTTGCCTCTACAACTCATCAAAGTCTCCTTTTCGGTAACCAACACATACGTTTTGAAGAAAATGCGTCTAATCCTTTTTCCTTGGAGACATAAACCTTGGTCTCGACAAAGTCGGCGGTCAACCGACAATGGCGCCGTTGAAGGGTGGCAGGCACCTAGAGACGATATCAACGCACCTGATCTTTACATCCCTA CCATGGCTCTCGTTACTTATACTCTTCTGTGCGCCCTTGCGTCCGGCCTTCAATCCCGCTTCCACCCAGAGGTTCTCGGATTGTCACTTTCCAAAGCCCTGGCTGTAGTGATCACGGAATTTTGTGCCATCAAGTTGGGCTGCTATCTCCTCGACGTACGCGGTAGCGGTGCTTCAGGTGTAGAGCTTGTGGGGTATGGCGGATACAAGTTTGTTGGAATTATTGCCACTATTGTGGTCAGCCTCTTGGGCTTAGGGAAAATGATCACCCTAGGTGTATTCATTTACACTTTTGCCGCAAACGCATTCTTCTTG CTTCGATCGCTTAAATATGTTCTCCTTCCTGACGCCTCTGTCTCTTCATCTGTGACTACGCTCAGTCACTCGCAACGTTCCAGACGTGTGCAGTTCCTTTTCTTCGTGGCCGTGGCCCAGGTACTTTGGATGGGCTGGTTATCAAGAGTGTAG
- a CDS encoding uncharacterized protein (Similar to TIGR gene model, INSD accession AAW42246.1): MSLQNNLTLDILKKAEEGGYGIVAQTCYDANMAVALVRAAERNKSPAILQLFPVTLAAGGGPLLQYCLDVAHNASVPISVHLDHATDPEHLELSIGLAEKGIKFDSIMVDASHADTDEENIAIAVPYIKRCRAAGVATEVELGRLEGGEAGLREITGAMLTDPANAEEFMKATGADILAPSYGNLHGSYKFIGGPKYKLEILRDLQQRFRGRTPYLCAHGTDELPDSLFQDLVKAGVSKFNINSWARDPYVETLGKELSAGTPFPDASEKAIEAFAQVCDRMMVLLGSKGKAA, from the exons ATGTCTCTCCAGAACAATCTTACACTTGACATCCTCAAGAAGGCTGAAGAAGGTGGCTATGGCATTGTAGCTCAAACATG TTATGATGCCAACATGGCTGTAGCCCTCGTGAGAGCGGCGGAAAGGAATAAATCCCCTGCTATTCTCCAGCTGTTCCCTGTAACTCTTGCTGCTGGTGGTGGTCCTTTGCTCCAATACTGCCTGGACGT CGCACACAACGCCTCTGTCCCTATTTCGGTTCATCTCGACCATGCGACCGACCCCGAGCATCTTGAGTTGTCCATTGGCCTTGCTGAGAAAGGCATCAAATTTGACAGTATTATGGTTGATGCAAGTCACGCTGACACCGACGAGGAAAATATTGCCATTGCCGTGCCATACATTAAGCGATGTCGCGCGGCTGGCGTTGCTACAGAAGTTGAGCTAGGCCGATTGGAGGGTGGTGAGGCCGGCCTGAGAGAGATCACTGGTGCGATGTTGACAGATCCCGCCAATGCCGAGGAATTTATGAAGGC GACCGGTGCCGACATACTTGCACCTTCATACGGAAACCTCCATGGAAGTTACAAATTTATTGGGGGGCCCAAGTATAAACTTGAGAT TTTGAGAGATCTTCAGCAACGATTCAGAGGCAGAACACCCTATCTCTGCGCCCACGGGACTGATGAACTTCCTGATTCTCTTTTCCAAGACCTGGTTAAGGCCGGTGTTTCCAAG TTCAACATCAACTCTTGGGCCCGAGACCCCTACGTCGAGACTCTCGGTAAAGAACTTTCAGCAGGCACACCCTTCCCCGACGCTTCCGAAAAAGCTATTGAGGCATTTGCTCAGGTGTGTGACCGCATGATGGTACTTCTCGGTTCCAAAGGCAAGGCAGCATAA